In Halapricum desulfuricans, a single window of DNA contains:
- a CDS encoding UbiD family decarboxylase, with amino-acid sequence MGLRSFLDDVGDRNVLTEPVETRFELPALAVQDERRPIVFESVADYPDVRAVSNLVSSRALIGEALGVEPSGIIDAVSTAMDDPLALERERPAAFEHVADEPDVAEHVPIPIYYDEHERQYFASTVVIAKDPETGVHNLSFHRMMYDEGNRLVMRLVERHLHDIYTRTEGGLDVAIVMGVNPAVEIAAATSFSPDMSELDLANRLLDGELATTEFHGLTVPSEAELVMGATITDERAEEGPFVDLSRTWDRTRQQPVVEVNELHARPDPLARVIVPGRKEHAHLMGIPQEPRIYRIVENTVPTVENVVLTPGGCSWLHGVVQIDKRTEGDPKNAGMAALAAHPSMKKVTVVDSDVDPADPDAVEWATATRMQPDRDIETIENAKGSSLDPSQDYETGTLTKWIVDATIPGDRERSEFAEVTVPGADELDLSEYQ; translated from the coding sequence ATGGGCCTCAGAAGCTTTCTCGACGATGTCGGCGACCGGAACGTACTGACGGAGCCGGTCGAGACGCGGTTCGAACTCCCGGCGCTGGCCGTCCAGGACGAGCGCCGGCCGATCGTCTTCGAGTCGGTCGCTGACTATCCGGACGTGCGCGCGGTGTCGAACCTGGTCTCCTCGCGAGCGCTGATCGGCGAGGCGCTGGGCGTCGAGCCGTCGGGGATCATCGACGCCGTCAGCACCGCGATGGACGACCCCCTCGCGCTCGAGCGCGAGCGTCCGGCCGCCTTCGAACACGTCGCCGACGAGCCCGACGTCGCCGAGCACGTCCCGATCCCGATCTACTACGACGAACACGAACGGCAGTACTTCGCCTCGACGGTCGTGATCGCGAAGGACCCCGAGACTGGCGTGCACAACCTCTCCTTTCACCGGATGATGTACGACGAGGGCAACCGGCTGGTGATGCGACTGGTCGAACGGCACCTCCACGACATATACACGCGCACCGAGGGTGGTCTTGACGTCGCGATCGTGATGGGCGTCAACCCCGCCGTCGAGATCGCCGCGGCGACCTCGTTCTCGCCGGATATGAGCGAACTCGATCTCGCCAATCGGCTGCTCGACGGGGAGCTTGCGACCACGGAGTTCCACGGCCTGACCGTTCCCAGCGAGGCCGAACTCGTTATGGGGGCGACGATCACCGACGAGCGCGCCGAGGAGGGGCCGTTCGTTGACCTCTCCCGGACGTGGGACCGGACCCGCCAGCAACCGGTCGTCGAGGTGAACGAACTCCACGCCCGACCGGATCCGCTGGCGCGGGTGATCGTCCCGGGTCGGAAGGAACACGCCCACCTAATGGGGATCCCACAGGAACCGCGGATCTACCGGATCGTCGAGAACACCGTGCCGACGGTCGAAAACGTCGTGCTGACCCCGGGCGGCTGTTCGTGGCTGCACGGCGTCGTCCAGATCGACAAGCGGACCGAGGGCGACCCCAAGAACGCCGGGATGGCCGCGCTGGCGGCCCACCCCTCGATGAAGAAGGTCACCGTCGTCGACAGCGACGTCGACCCGGCCGATCCCGACGCCGTCGAGTGGGCGACCGCCACGCGGATGCAGCCCGATCGGGACATCGAGACGATCGAGAACGCCAAGGGGTCGTCGCTGGACCCCTCCCAGGACTACGAGACCGGCACGTTGACCAAGTGGATCGTCGACGCGACGATCCCCGGCGATCGGGAGCGCTCCGAGTTCGCGGAAGTGACCGTTCCCGGCGCGGACGAACTCGATCTCTCGGAGTATCAATAG
- a CDS encoding histidine kinase N-terminal 7TM domain-containing protein, with protein sequence MAPLTEVATFVLALVTTATGRTAWRQRPKPGARSIALFLFSIAAWELALLTTAVTTAYDPSLVAETFSFLASASAVVWFLVFTFEFAGYEHLATRRGVGLLFVEPIAMAPVVLTNRLHGLYWSSFERAPEYFGHFRMVPGPLFGLHLSYMYGLFVVASVLLVIRAVRSRSLHRRQSVLISVALVVTWAGNAGTILTERAALQVVGTGIGALVLFVAIFGFRLLEVVPTARATVMDRIDVGIVVLDDGDRITDINDHAREILGLEPDETVVGLPADAVGDDRAAVFDVDATADEATVELSVDDETRIYRVDVSPLSDRLGRSIGRVFILQDVTERRRHQRELRRQNERLDQFAEVVAHDLRNPLNVADGYVERMRTSDEEYLDEISDAHERMEAIIDDVLALARQNTDIDTEPVALESAVRDAWESVETADATLRVPDRITISADRGRLLEQLFENLFRNAVEHAGTDATITVGALDEGFYVADDGPGIDPERREAVFEPGETSRADGTGFGLAIVDSIADAHGWDVRVTESDAGGARFEFTGVEIVDR encoded by the coding sequence ATGGCGCCGCTGACAGAAGTCGCCACGTTCGTGCTCGCGCTCGTCACGACCGCGACCGGACGCACGGCGTGGCGACAGCGGCCGAAGCCGGGCGCGCGGTCAATCGCGCTGTTCCTGTTTTCCATCGCGGCGTGGGAACTCGCCCTGCTGACGACGGCCGTGACGACGGCGTACGATCCGTCGCTGGTCGCCGAGACGTTCAGTTTTCTCGCCTCGGCGAGCGCCGTCGTCTGGTTTCTGGTCTTCACGTTCGAGTTCGCGGGATACGAACACCTCGCGACGCGACGTGGCGTCGGTCTGCTGTTCGTCGAACCGATCGCCATGGCCCCGGTCGTGTTGACCAACAGATTGCACGGCCTGTACTGGTCGTCGTTCGAGCGCGCGCCCGAGTACTTCGGACACTTTCGGATGGTGCCGGGACCGCTGTTCGGCCTCCACCTCTCGTACATGTACGGGCTGTTCGTGGTCGCGTCGGTGCTGCTGGTGATCCGGGCGGTTCGGTCCCGGTCGTTGCACCGCCGACAGTCGGTGCTGATAAGCGTCGCGCTCGTCGTCACGTGGGCCGGCAACGCCGGGACGATCCTGACCGAACGGGCGGCGCTGCAGGTCGTCGGAACCGGGATCGGGGCACTCGTTCTGTTCGTCGCAATCTTCGGGTTCCGGCTGCTGGAGGTCGTCCCGACCGCACGAGCGACCGTGATGGATCGGATCGATGTCGGCATCGTCGTTCTCGATGATGGCGACCGGATCACCGACATCAACGACCACGCGCGGGAGATCCTCGGACTCGAGCCCGACGAGACGGTCGTCGGGCTGCCGGCCGACGCAGTGGGTGACGACCGTGCTGCGGTCTTCGACGTCGACGCGACGGCGGACGAAGCGACGGTCGAACTGTCCGTCGACGATGAAACCCGTATCTATCGCGTCGACGTGTCGCCGCTGTCGGATCGGCTCGGCCGCTCGATCGGCCGGGTGTTCATCCTCCAAGACGTGACCGAACGCCGCCGCCATCAGCGCGAGCTGCGACGACAGAACGAACGCCTCGATCAGTTCGCCGAGGTCGTCGCTCACGACCTCCGCAATCCCCTGAACGTCGCCGACGGATACGTCGAGCGCATGCGGACTTCGGATGAGGAGTATCTCGACGAGATCTCCGACGCCCACGAGCGGATGGAGGCGATCATCGACGACGTGCTCGCGCTGGCTCGCCAGAACACTGACATCGATACCGAGCCCGTCGCGCTTGAATCGGCCGTCAGAGACGCCTGGGAGAGCGTCGAAACCGCCGACGCCACCCTCCGAGTTCCCGATCGGATCACGATCAGTGCGGATCGGGGGCGACTGCTCGAACAGCTCTTCGAGAACCTCTTTCGCAACGCTGTCGAGCACGCCGGAACCGACGCGACGATCACCGTCGGTGCCCTCGACGAGGGGTTCTACGTCGCCGACGACGGCCCCGGGATCGACCCCGAGCGGCGCGAGGCGGTGTTCGAGCCCGGCGAAACGTCCCGAGCGGACGGAACGGGATTCGGCCTCGCGATCGTCGACAGCATCGCGGACGCACACGGCTGGGACGTCCGCGTCACGGAGAGCGACGCAGGCGGCGCGCGGTTCGAGTTCACTGGCGTCGAAATTGTCGACCGTTGA
- a CDS encoding helix-turn-helix domain-containing protein: MDDQSIIVELDVTSPRVVLGPTLSSDLDVAVYAEQPPVSHEETTWFDVTVSAADFEAFERTVEADPTVEDVEVFVTYDERRTYRLTIASEVPVMTNHVASFGDELLTLRSIANGWRVQIRTTDRASIRDFLDFCDTQDIDCQLYRLFEAREPIGEFPVPVEPGEFETLQAAYDAGYFEVPRETDLSELAEQFGVAESTMSTRLRNALAHVVETVLLGASTPDDVSK, encoded by the coding sequence GTGGACGATCAGTCGATCATCGTGGAACTGGACGTGACCTCGCCACGGGTCGTCCTCGGGCCGACGCTGTCGTCCGATCTGGACGTGGCTGTCTACGCCGAACAGCCTCCCGTCTCCCACGAGGAGACGACGTGGTTCGACGTGACGGTCTCTGCAGCCGACTTCGAGGCCTTCGAGCGCACGGTCGAGGCGGATCCAACCGTCGAGGACGTCGAGGTGTTCGTCACCTACGACGAGCGACGCACCTATCGGCTCACGATCGCCTCGGAGGTACCCGTCATGACCAACCACGTCGCCAGCTTCGGGGACGAACTGTTGACGCTTCGCTCGATTGCGAACGGCTGGCGCGTCCAGATCCGGACCACTGACCGCGCCTCGATCCGGGATTTCCTGGACTTCTGTGACACCCAGGACATCGACTGCCAGCTGTACCGCCTGTTCGAGGCTCGCGAGCCGATCGGCGAGTTCCCCGTCCCGGTCGAACCCGGCGAGTTCGAGACCCTGCAGGCTGCCTACGACGCGGGTTATTTCGAGGTTCCGCGTGAGACCGATCTCTCTGAACTCGCCGAGCAGTTCGGTGTCGCGGAATCGACGATGTCGACCCGTCTTCGAAACGCGCTCGCTCACGTCGTCGAGACTGTACTCCTCGGGGCGTCCACTCCCGATGACGTATCCAAGTGA
- a CDS encoding 2-amino-3,7-dideoxy-D-threo-hept-6-ulosonate synthase encodes MDAGKAARLERIGTGGRHLIVPMDHGITMGPVKGLVDIESTIDGITAGGADAVLTQKGIASRVHPHKNGAGYIVHLNGSTTIGPDEEDKRLTGTVEDAIRAGADAVSFHINVGSEHEPDQITQLGDLTTEADRYGMPVLAMAYARGPGIDESDPEALGHAVRLAEELGADVIKTGYSGDAESFQHVVEATAKPVVIAGGSKGTDEETLEMVRGAMDAGAAGVSMGRSIFQHDDPEAITSAVSAVIHDDAPAVEALERAGLIAET; translated from the coding sequence ATGGACGCCGGGAAAGCCGCACGACTGGAACGGATCGGAACAGGGGGGCGACACCTCATCGTCCCCATGGATCACGGCATCACAATGGGGCCAGTCAAAGGCCTCGTAGACATCGAATCGACGATCGACGGGATCACCGCCGGTGGCGCGGACGCGGTGCTCACCCAGAAGGGGATCGCCTCGCGCGTCCACCCCCACAAGAACGGCGCGGGCTATATCGTCCACCTTAACGGGTCGACGACGATCGGCCCCGACGAGGAGGACAAGCGACTCACCGGGACGGTCGAGGACGCCATCCGCGCGGGGGCTGACGCCGTCTCCTTTCACATCAACGTCGGCTCCGAGCACGAACCCGACCAGATCACCCAGCTGGGCGACCTTACGACTGAGGCCGACCGCTACGGCATGCCGGTGCTGGCGATGGCCTACGCGCGCGGCCCGGGGATCGACGAGTCCGATCCCGAGGCGCTGGGCCACGCCGTCCGACTCGCGGAGGAACTGGGCGCGGACGTGATCAAGACCGGGTACAGCGGCGACGCCGAGAGCTTCCAGCACGTCGTCGAGGCGACCGCCAAGCCGGTCGTCATCGCCGGCGGCTCGAAGGGGACCGACGAGGAAACGCTGGAGATGGTCCGCGGCGCGATGGACGCGGGCGCGGCGGGCGTCTCGATGGGACGGTCGATCTTCCAGCACGACGACCCCGAGGCGATCACGAGCGCCGTCTCCGCGGTGATCCACGACGACGCCCCGGCCGTCGAGGCGCTGGAACGGGCCGGCCTGATCGCCGAGACGTAG
- a CDS encoding dihydroorotase has translation MLITDATLPDGRTRDVRIDGETIAEVGELLSTTADERSIDASGKRLLPGMIDVHVHFRQPGYSHKETWASGSKSAAAGGVTTVVDQPNTEPPTTDGERFDEKAALAADSLVDFGINGGVTEQWVPETLFERPLFALGEVFLADSTGNMGIDADLFADAVSRASERGVTVTVHAEDATQFNDSARERDDADAWSAYRTPQAEIDAVRRACTVASEHDARIHVAHTSTPEAIDVADDAGMTCEVTPHHLFLSRDDLPELGTFGRMNPPLRRETRRRKVFERVADGTVDVIATDHAPHTREEKDASIWDAPSGVPGVETALPLLLNEAREGTLGYERVRDLTAANPAAIFGLSNKGRIEEGFDADLVLVDPDDPRPIRGEQTHTKCDWTPFEGMDGVFPELTMVRGTVVYEDRHEELFGEPVGRNVRR, from the coding sequence ATGCTCATCACGGACGCGACGTTGCCGGACGGCCGCACGCGGGACGTCCGGATCGACGGCGAGACTATCGCCGAGGTCGGGGAACTGCTGTCGACGACCGCCGACGAACGGTCGATCGACGCCTCGGGCAAGCGGCTCCTGCCCGGGATGATCGACGTCCACGTGCACTTTCGCCAGCCCGGCTACAGCCACAAGGAGACCTGGGCGAGCGGCTCGAAGAGCGCCGCCGCCGGTGGCGTGACCACAGTCGTCGACCAGCCCAACACCGAGCCGCCGACGACCGACGGCGAGCGCTTCGACGAAAAGGCGGCGCTCGCCGCCGACTCGCTGGTCGATTTCGGCATCAACGGCGGCGTCACCGAGCAGTGGGTGCCCGAGACGCTGTTCGAGCGCCCGCTGTTCGCGCTCGGGGAGGTCTTTCTGGCCGACTCGACGGGCAACATGGGGATCGACGCCGACCTGTTCGCCGACGCCGTCTCGCGGGCGAGCGAGCGCGGCGTGACCGTCACCGTCCACGCGGAAGACGCCACGCAGTTCAACGACAGCGCCCGCGAGCGCGACGACGCCGACGCCTGGAGTGCCTACCGCACGCCGCAGGCCGAGATCGACGCCGTCCGCCGGGCCTGTACGGTCGCCAGCGAACACGACGCGCGGATCCACGTCGCTCACACCTCGACTCCCGAGGCGATCGACGTCGCCGACGACGCGGGGATGACCTGCGAGGTCACGCCCCACCATCTGTTTCTCTCGCGCGACGACCTGCCCGAACTGGGGACGTTCGGCCGGATGAACCCGCCGCTGCGCCGGGAGACTCGCCGCCGGAAGGTCTTCGAGCGCGTCGCCGACGGCACCGTCGACGTGATCGCAACCGATCACGCGCCCCACACGCGCGAGGAGAAAGACGCCTCGATCTGGGACGCGCCCAGCGGCGTCCCCGGCGTCGAGACGGCGCTCCCGCTGCTGTTGAACGAGGCCCGCGAGGGGACGCTCGGCTACGAGCGCGTCCGTGACCTGACGGCCGCCAACCCGGCGGCGATCTTCGGGCTCTCGAACAAGGGCCGCATCGAGGAAGGGTTCGACGCCGACCTCGTGCTCGTCGATCCCGACGACCCCCGCCCGATCCGTGGCGAGCAGACCCACACGAAGTGTGACTGGACGCCGTTCGAGGGCATGGACGGCGTCTTCCCCGAACTCACGATGGTCCGGGGGACGGTCGTCTACGAGGACCGCCACGAGGAACTGTTCGGCGAACCCGTGGGCCGGAACGTCCGGCGGTAA